A genome region from Streptomyces sp. S4.7 includes the following:
- a CDS encoding glycosyltransferase, which translates to MKVLHVITGLGIGGAEQQLRLLLNRLPTQSAVVTLTNPGAVARGIVADGFPVTDLDIRGNRDIGALPRLTGLIKDGRYDLVHTHLYRACVYGRLAARLAGVRTVVATEHSLGATQIEGRSLTVGARVLYLGSERLGTETVAVSTTVANRLRRWGVRRDRIHVVPNGIDVPRFSYDETARHKARAELGLPADAFVVGGIGRLSEGKRFDTLVRAVAALPGARLLLVGEGPERDRLLDLAAELGAGDRVLLHGACEDPPPKPPDGTGPDLPSLLAAMDLFVSTSADEAFGLAVIEGLAAGLPVLYVTCPALTDLPPDAAPGARRITGSVDGLVAELVAAQGRLAAGDGPPRLPAPPAARHYDISRSAEQLMSVYDRALRRTGSSEPAVRRPATPEE; encoded by the coding sequence ATGAAGGTACTGCACGTCATCACCGGTCTCGGTATCGGTGGTGCCGAACAGCAACTGCGCCTGCTGCTCAACCGGTTGCCCACGCAGAGCGCCGTCGTCACGCTCACCAACCCCGGCGCCGTCGCACGCGGCATCGTCGCCGACGGCTTCCCCGTCACGGACCTCGATATAAGGGGCAACCGCGACATCGGCGCGCTGCCCCGGCTGACAGGACTGATCAAGGACGGCCGGTACGACCTGGTCCACACGCACCTCTACCGCGCCTGTGTGTACGGACGCCTCGCCGCGCGCCTCGCGGGCGTACGCACCGTCGTCGCCACCGAGCACTCGCTGGGCGCCACCCAGATCGAGGGCCGCTCGCTGACCGTCGGTGCCCGGGTCCTCTACCTCGGCAGCGAACGCCTCGGCACGGAGACCGTCGCCGTCTCGACGACCGTCGCGAACCGGCTGCGCCGCTGGGGCGTACGCCGCGACCGTATCCATGTCGTGCCCAACGGCATCGACGTGCCGCGCTTCTCCTACGACGAGACGGCCCGGCACAAGGCACGGGCCGAACTCGGCCTGCCCGCCGACGCGTTCGTGGTCGGCGGTATCGGCAGGCTCAGCGAGGGCAAGCGCTTCGACACTCTCGTCAGAGCCGTCGCCGCACTGCCCGGCGCCCGCCTGCTGCTCGTCGGCGAGGGCCCCGAGCGCGACCGACTTCTCGATCTGGCCGCCGAGTTGGGCGCCGGCGACCGCGTCCTGCTGCACGGCGCGTGCGAGGACCCGCCGCCGAAACCCCCCGACGGCACCGGACCTGACCTGCCGTCACTCCTCGCCGCCATGGACCTCTTCGTCTCCACCTCCGCCGACGAGGCCTTCGGGCTCGCCGTGATCGAGGGCCTGGCCGCCGGGCTGCCCGTCCTGTACGTCACCTGCCCCGCCCTGACGGACCTGCCCCCCGACGCGGCGCCCGGCGCCCGCCGGATCACCGGGTCCGTCGACGGTCTCGTCGCCGAACTGGTCGCGGCACAGGGGCGGTTGGCGGCCGGCGACGGCCCGCCCCGGCTGCCGGCACCACCCGCCGCCCGCCACTACGACATCTCCCGCAGTGCCGAACAGCTGATGTCCGTCTACGACCGCGCCCTGCGCCGCACCGGCTCGTCCGAGCCCGCTGTCCGGCGCCCGGCCACCCCCGAGGAGTGA
- a CDS encoding polysaccharide deacetylase family protein: MSADTVPEGPLWAAMYHSINDPTDDPYQVTVSPDRLDRQLRWLRRRRLTGVSMERLLLARARGSHAGLVGLTFDDGYADFLTDAVPLLHRYQFTATVYTLPGRLGGTNEWDRLGPRKPLLTEDGIREAAAAGMEIGSHGLRHTDLTKADDALLAEETLGSREALSAITGAEVTGFCYPYGTVDERAMSAVRDAGYRYAVGIDPGPLTGLFALPRLHIGQEDTGLRLFLKRALHGRRREPVPYGPYPPAAAAVERRGTATVPKGGGA, translated from the coding sequence ATGTCCGCTGACACGGTGCCCGAAGGCCCCTTGTGGGCAGCCATGTACCACTCGATCAACGACCCGACCGACGACCCCTACCAAGTGACCGTCTCACCCGACCGGCTCGACCGGCAGCTGCGCTGGCTGCGCCGCCGCAGGCTCACCGGCGTGAGCATGGAACGCCTGCTGCTCGCCCGCGCGCGGGGCAGCCACGCCGGACTCGTCGGCCTCACGTTCGACGACGGCTACGCCGACTTCCTGACCGACGCCGTACCTCTGCTGCACCGGTATCAGTTCACCGCCACCGTCTACACGCTCCCCGGCCGTCTCGGCGGCACCAACGAATGGGACCGCCTCGGCCCGCGCAAACCCCTCCTCACGGAGGACGGCATCCGCGAGGCGGCGGCGGCGGGCATGGAGATCGGCTCGCACGGACTGCGCCACACCGATCTCACCAAGGCCGACGACGCGCTGCTGGCCGAGGAGACGCTCGGCAGCCGGGAGGCGCTGAGCGCGATCACGGGCGCCGAGGTGACCGGGTTCTGCTACCCGTACGGCACGGTCGACGAGCGCGCCATGTCCGCCGTACGGGACGCCGGCTACCGGTACGCCGTCGGCATCGACCCCGGCCCGCTCACCGGCCTGTTCGCCCTGCCGCGCCTGCACATCGGCCAGGAGGACACCGGGCTCCGGCTGTTCCTGAAGCGCGCACTGCACGGCCGGCGGCGCGAGCCGGTCCCGTACGGCCCCTACCCGCCCGCCGCCGCGGCTGTCGAGCGGCGGGGGACCGCGACCGTACCCAAGGGCGGCGGCGCATGA
- a CDS encoding lipid II flippase MurJ, with amino-acid sequence MTDLTDATQSPAAKTTEITEITEITETTETIETPETVRSTKTTETAGPAVPGRRPPPPPAHPTTAPAENAGQESAEQDTADSGSRGGHLSNRFLARAALLTAVLTAAGALLGLVRDQTIAHLYGAGPDTDAFLVAWTVPEVASTLLIEDAMALILVPAFSLALARRATDRPLLDRDPVHALLRTTLPGLLLALSAGAVLLMLAAPWVVAVLAPGLPDTQLAVDCTRLTATCAFSFGIAGYCSAALRAHGSFVPPAMIYVAYNIGIIVTIVVLSDRLGVRAAAAGVAVGGVLMVLVQAPVVWRRLRERRATAEQPREHTPKQPPEPAGEQHADERPAGEQPGGARPLVALGLLAPVIVFALTRQSQVLIERFLAAPLPAGAISHLNYAQKVAQMPMVLSLMLCTVTFPVVARAMAAGETDRARRRVERDLALAGVIVLVGAATVVACAPQIIEILFQRGAFDRADTAATATVMRVYALGLLGHTLVGALVRCYFSAARPLWFPALAMFLGLLLTTAGGALLVGVWGVLGIAAGNALGITLTAVLLLHGVARHSVPVRVRHMTGGLVKLSAAAASATGAGWLCGALIPSPVPAAAVACVVVAAVFLVIARAVQAPEIDSVIHSVTRKFIDVR; translated from the coding sequence GTGACGGATCTGACCGACGCGACACAGTCCCCGGCGGCGAAGACCACGGAGATCACCGAGATCACCGAGATCACCGAGACCACGGAGACCATTGAGACGCCGGAGACCGTGAGGAGCACGAAGACCACGGAGACCGCCGGGCCCGCGGTCCCCGGCCGACGGCCGCCGCCCCCGCCCGCGCACCCCACGACCGCACCGGCCGAGAACGCCGGTCAGGAGAGCGCCGAACAGGACACGGCCGATTCGGGCAGCCGCGGCGGCCACCTCTCCAACCGCTTCCTCGCCCGCGCCGCCCTGCTGACCGCCGTCCTCACCGCCGCCGGCGCGCTGCTCGGTCTCGTACGCGACCAGACCATCGCCCACCTCTACGGCGCGGGTCCCGACACCGACGCGTTCCTCGTCGCCTGGACCGTGCCCGAAGTCGCCTCGACGCTGCTCATCGAGGACGCGATGGCGCTGATCCTGGTGCCCGCCTTCAGCCTCGCGCTCGCGCGCCGGGCCACCGACCGGCCACTCCTCGACCGCGACCCCGTGCACGCCCTGCTGCGTACGACCCTGCCGGGTCTGCTCCTCGCTCTCAGCGCGGGCGCCGTCCTGCTGATGCTCGCGGCCCCGTGGGTCGTCGCCGTGCTGGCGCCCGGCCTGCCGGACACCCAACTGGCCGTCGACTGCACCCGGTTGACGGCGACCTGCGCCTTCAGCTTCGGGATCGCCGGATACTGCAGCGCGGCGTTGCGGGCGCACGGCAGCTTCGTACCGCCCGCGATGATCTACGTCGCCTACAACATCGGCATCATCGTCACGATCGTTGTCCTCAGCGACCGGCTCGGGGTGCGGGCGGCGGCGGCCGGGGTCGCCGTCGGAGGGGTCCTGATGGTCCTCGTCCAGGCCCCGGTCGTCTGGCGGCGACTGCGCGAGCGACGTGCGACGGCGGAGCAGCCGCGGGAGCACACACCGAAGCAGCCACCCGAACCCGCAGGCGAACAGCACGCCGACGAGCGACCCGCAGGCGAACAGCCCGGCGGCGCCCGCCCGCTCGTCGCCCTCGGACTGCTCGCCCCCGTCATCGTCTTCGCCCTGACCCGCCAGTCCCAGGTCCTCATCGAACGCTTCCTCGCCGCGCCCCTGCCCGCCGGTGCCATCTCGCATCTCAACTACGCGCAGAAGGTCGCGCAGATGCCGATGGTCCTGTCCCTGATGCTCTGCACGGTCACCTTCCCGGTGGTCGCCCGCGCCATGGCGGCCGGGGAGACCGACCGGGCCAGGCGCCGCGTCGAGCGGGACCTCGCACTGGCCGGTGTCATCGTGCTGGTGGGCGCCGCGACCGTCGTCGCCTGCGCGCCGCAGATCATCGAAATCCTCTTCCAGCGCGGCGCCTTCGACCGTGCGGACACGGCGGCCACCGCCACCGTGATGCGTGTGTACGCACTGGGGCTGCTCGGCCACACCCTCGTCGGGGCCCTCGTCCGCTGCTACTTCTCCGCCGCGCGTCCCCTGTGGTTCCCGGCTCTCGCCATGTTCCTCGGCCTTCTCCTCACCACCGCGGGCGGCGCACTGCTCGTCGGCGTCTGGGGAGTCCTCGGAATCGCGGCGGGCAACGCGCTGGGCATCACCCTCACCGCCGTACTGCTGCTGCACGGCGTCGCCCGGCACAGCGTTCCGGTACGAGTCCGCCACATGACCGGAGGGCTCGTCAAACTCAGCGCCGCCGCCGCTTCCGCGACCGGCGCCGGATGGCTCTGCGGCGCCCTCATCCCCTCGCCGGTGCCGGCCGCGGCCGTCGCCTGCGTGGTGGTCGCCGCCGTGTTCCTCGTCATCGCCCGCGCCGTCCAGGCACCCGAGATCGACTCCGTCATCCACTCCGTCACACGAAAGTTCATCGATGTCCGCTGA
- a CDS encoding O-antigen ligase family protein translates to MYRRGRRDTARRVAPLLPVLAVVALLAVPVAGPADGGSSGSGTVADAASALLVLFCLVRVVRERARPLTRRAALVLGLPVFGVCVAAITSYDPASSLPGVARYLQIFVLVPGALLLLIRDRRDFRLVAWAMVVLALVQGLIGVVQYLTGTGASYMGEDIRAVGTFGPTDVMGMATVVSYGLVAAVGLALGAGAESGPGGAREVPRGQRAAALGCAALLLPPLVVSFSRGAWIATVVAVTLQLVLSGPRRAARVALVTAALGTVLVGGLGIGSQMISERLGSITEVTEAPDRSVTDRYTMWAAAGGMWRTDPVTGVGLKGFPAYRDSHSSIALSSGSDTAGAGMEFRRQPLLSPHNMYLLVLSEQGVVGLLALAGSWAALLVLALRRLPGSRRGGTGTDCALVAVGLLIWQLVDFGYADIGGPSTVLTAVVLGLATWWALDRRADRGQGAA, encoded by the coding sequence CTGTACCGGCGGGGCCGGCGCGACACAGCGCGCCGGGTCGCCCCTCTGCTGCCGGTCCTCGCCGTCGTGGCCCTCCTCGCCGTCCCGGTGGCGGGCCCGGCCGACGGCGGGTCGTCCGGTTCCGGGACGGTGGCCGACGCGGCGTCCGCGCTGCTCGTCCTCTTCTGCCTGGTGCGGGTGGTGCGCGAACGCGCCCGGCCGCTGACCCGAAGGGCCGCGCTGGTACTGGGACTTCCCGTCTTCGGCGTCTGCGTCGCCGCGATCACGTCCTACGACCCGGCGTCCAGCCTGCCCGGTGTGGCCCGCTACCTCCAGATCTTCGTGCTGGTGCCCGGCGCCCTGCTCCTGCTGATCAGAGACCGCCGGGACTTCCGGCTCGTCGCCTGGGCGATGGTGGTCCTGGCGCTGGTGCAGGGACTCATCGGTGTCGTCCAGTACCTGACCGGCACCGGTGCCTCGTACATGGGCGAGGACATCCGCGCGGTCGGTACGTTCGGTCCCACCGACGTCATGGGCATGGCCACCGTCGTCTCGTACGGCCTGGTCGCCGCGGTCGGACTCGCCCTGGGCGCGGGAGCGGAGAGCGGTCCGGGGGGTGCCCGTGAGGTGCCGCGCGGACAGCGCGCCGCCGCGCTCGGCTGCGCCGCACTGCTGCTCCCGCCGCTCGTGGTCTCCTTCAGCCGGGGCGCGTGGATCGCGACGGTCGTGGCCGTCACGCTGCAACTCGTACTCTCCGGGCCGCGCCGCGCCGCCCGCGTCGCGCTCGTGACCGCGGCCCTCGGCACCGTACTCGTCGGCGGACTCGGCATCGGCTCGCAGATGATCTCCGAACGGCTCGGCAGCATCACCGAGGTCACCGAGGCACCCGACCGCTCGGTCACCGACCGGTACACGATGTGGGCGGCGGCGGGCGGGATGTGGCGCACCGACCCGGTCACCGGCGTCGGGCTGAAGGGCTTCCCCGCCTACCGCGACAGCCACTCCTCGATCGCGCTGTCGTCGGGCAGCGACACGGCGGGCGCGGGGATGGAATTCCGGCGCCAGCCGCTGCTCTCCCCGCACAACATGTATCTGCTGGTCCTCAGTGAGCAGGGAGTCGTCGGGCTGCTGGCCCTCGCCGGGAGCTGGGCGGCGCTGCTCGTGCTGGCCCTGCGGCGACTGCCCGGCTCACGCCGCGGCGGTACGGGCACCGACTGCGCGCTCGTCGCGGTCGGGCTGCTGATCTGGCAACTGGTGGACTTCGGTTACGCGGACATCGGCGGGCCCTCCACGGTGCTCACCGCCGTCGTGCTCGGTCTGGCCACGTGGTGGGCGCTCGACCGGCGGGCCGACCGGGGACAGGGTGCGGCGTGA
- a CDS encoding sugar transferase yields MNTESTSVPPPSGRGSAARGAAGPGGPGPTTVTAEGRPPLGSASITSRQDGNDRLALPPRRRTAAPLRFGLPLLASDWASALLGTALLDSGQRHAVLIVQLLVCVAILNTFAGLYRPSGPRTALDEFPALATRTLIAWCASAALLAALHPTHALSLTTLLAGSATQLLIACCGRAVVHGYRRRTAGKRLTSALVVGTGPAGRRFAALFARHPEYGLRPVGIVAPVEGDGAGAPDGDPRGVGVGAVGEDHPADADTPAPGLPVLTTAEEIHRAVIQNGVRQAVFVDGPAGAGGEEGRAALVSLFHEYGCATWFIGAGPWDTVVRSGAGPRRGMSQHVWGYTCHRVDPPTAPRGALAKRLLDIAVAALALVAVSPVLLACALAVRFLDGPGVLFRQERVGQNGRPFTVLKFRTLRPADDTEAATRWSVANDRRMSTVGHILRRTSMDELPQIWNVLRGDMSLVGPRPERPFFVANFSKTHPGYAARHRMPVGITGLAQVNGLRGDTSIEDRSRFDNHYIDHWSLWQDVCIIIRTALSLVRPAGS; encoded by the coding sequence GTGAATACGGAAAGCACCAGCGTCCCCCCACCCTCCGGACGCGGCTCGGCGGCGCGCGGAGCCGCCGGCCCAGGCGGCCCCGGGCCCACGACCGTCACGGCCGAGGGCCGGCCACCGCTCGGGTCCGCCTCGATCACCTCCCGTCAGGACGGGAACGACCGCCTCGCGCTGCCACCCCGCCGCCGTACGGCCGCCCCCCTGCGCTTCGGGCTGCCGCTCCTCGCCTCCGACTGGGCGTCCGCCCTGCTCGGCACCGCGTTACTCGACTCCGGACAGCGCCACGCGGTGCTGATCGTCCAACTCCTGGTCTGCGTCGCCATTCTCAACACGTTCGCCGGTCTCTACCGTCCGTCGGGCCCACGCACCGCCCTGGACGAATTCCCCGCACTGGCCACGCGCACCCTCATCGCCTGGTGCGCCTCCGCCGCACTGCTCGCCGCGCTGCACCCCACGCACGCCCTGAGCCTCACCACACTGCTGGCCGGCAGCGCGACGCAACTGCTCATCGCGTGCTGCGGCCGGGCCGTCGTCCACGGATACCGGCGGCGCACGGCGGGCAAGCGGCTGACCTCCGCGCTGGTCGTGGGCACGGGGCCGGCCGGCCGTCGGTTCGCCGCGCTGTTCGCCCGGCATCCCGAGTACGGCCTGCGGCCCGTCGGCATCGTCGCCCCCGTGGAGGGGGACGGCGCCGGCGCCCCGGACGGTGACCCGCGCGGTGTCGGCGTCGGCGCCGTCGGCGAGGACCACCCCGCCGACGCCGACACCCCCGCCCCAGGACTCCCCGTGCTGACCACCGCCGAGGAGATCCACCGCGCCGTCATCCAGAACGGCGTCCGGCAGGCCGTGTTCGTCGACGGCCCGGCCGGTGCCGGAGGCGAGGAGGGCCGCGCCGCGCTCGTATCCCTCTTCCACGAGTACGGCTGCGCCACCTGGTTCATCGGCGCCGGCCCCTGGGACACGGTCGTCAGATCCGGCGCCGGCCCCCGCCGCGGCATGTCCCAGCACGTCTGGGGCTACACCTGCCACCGCGTCGACCCGCCCACCGCACCCCGCGGCGCCCTCGCCAAGCGCCTGCTCGACATCGCCGTGGCGGCACTCGCGCTGGTCGCCGTCTCGCCGGTGCTGCTGGCCTGCGCGCTCGCCGTACGGTTCCTCGACGGGCCCGGTGTGCTGTTCCGCCAGGAACGCGTCGGGCAGAACGGCCGCCCCTTCACCGTGCTGAAGTTCCGCACCCTGCGCCCGGCCGACGACACGGAGGCGGCCACCCGCTGGTCCGTCGCCAACGACCGGCGGATGAGCACGGTCGGGCACATCCTGCGCCGTACGTCGATGGACGAACTCCCGCAGATCTGGAACGTCCTGCGCGGTGACATGAGCCTCGTCGGACCCCGCCCCGAACGCCCCTTCTTCGTCGCCAACTTCAGCAAGACCCACCCCGGCTACGCGGCACGCCACCGGATGCCCGTCGGCATCACCGGTCTCGCGCAGGTCAACGGGCTGCGCGGGGACACCTCCATCGAGGACCGCTCCCGATTCGACAACCACTACATCGACCATTGGTCGTTGTGGCAGGACGTGTGCATCATCATCCGAACCGCACTCTCGCTCGTCCGTCCGGCGGGGAGCTGA
- a CDS encoding glycosyltransferase, protein MRVPQPSNSPSSGFTVLHLVQPVDGGVGRVVADLVHAQVTAGMRVVVACPDRGPLSADVAALGAETEVWRATRDPGFGLPAEIRRVTELVGRIRPDVVHAHSAKAGFAGRLAVRGRIPTVFQPHAWSFEAVSGTTAALARGWERLAARWTARVVCVSEAERGRGERAGVRALWSVVHNGVDADRFRPADTTGALSSTAADRAALPLLAELPPDTPLVACVGRLCRQKGQDVLLRAWPLVLRDLPEARLVLVGDGPDSERLREGAPPSVLFAGAVTDTAPWYRAADLVVLPSRWEGMAVAPLEAMASGRTVLLSDVDGARESLLPHQRAHCLTAPEDHAATAKAITALLRDRSLRDTFGREGHEHVRGTYDVRRTTSAIADVYRDVAAVPRSERREPIPR, encoded by the coding sequence TTGCGCGTGCCGCAACCAAGCAACAGTCCAAGTTCCGGCTTCACCGTTCTCCATCTCGTCCAGCCGGTCGACGGCGGAGTGGGCCGCGTCGTCGCCGATCTCGTCCACGCCCAAGTCACCGCCGGAATGCGGGTCGTCGTCGCCTGTCCCGACCGGGGCCCGCTCTCGGCGGACGTGGCCGCTCTCGGCGCCGAGACGGAAGTGTGGCGCGCGACCCGCGACCCCGGCTTCGGACTGCCCGCCGAGATCCGCCGTGTCACCGAACTGGTCGGACGGATCCGCCCCGACGTGGTGCACGCGCACAGCGCGAAGGCCGGATTCGCCGGACGCCTGGCCGTACGGGGACGGATCCCGACCGTGTTCCAGCCGCACGCCTGGTCGTTCGAGGCGGTCAGCGGTACGACGGCGGCCCTCGCCCGGGGCTGGGAGCGGCTGGCCGCCCGCTGGACCGCGCGCGTCGTCTGCGTCAGCGAGGCCGAGCGCGGCCGGGGCGAACGCGCCGGAGTACGAGCCCTCTGGTCGGTCGTCCACAACGGCGTCGACGCCGACCGCTTCCGCCCGGCGGACACCACCGGCGCCCTCTCCTCGACCGCCGCCGACCGCGCCGCGCTCCCCCTGCTCGCCGAACTCCCCCCGGACACACCCCTCGTGGCGTGCGTGGGCCGCCTCTGCAGGCAGAAGGGGCAGGACGTGCTGCTCCGCGCCTGGCCCCTCGTCCTCCGGGACCTGCCCGAGGCCCGTCTCGTACTCGTCGGCGACGGACCCGACTCCGAGCGGCTGCGCGAGGGCGCCCCGCCCTCCGTGCTCTTCGCCGGAGCCGTGACGGACACCGCGCCCTGGTACCGGGCCGCCGACCTCGTCGTCCTGCCGTCCCGCTGGGAGGGCATGGCGGTGGCGCCGCTCGAAGCGATGGCCAGCGGGCGGACCGTGCTGCTCAGCGATGTCGACGGGGCGCGCGAAAGCCTGCTGCCGCACCAGCGGGCACACTGCCTGACCGCGCCCGAGGACCACGCCGCCACGGCGAAGGCGATCACCGCGCTGCTGCGCGACCGGTCGCTGCGCGACACCTTCGGCCGCGAGGGCCACGAGCACGTACGGGGCACCTACGACGTGCGGCGGACCACGAGCGCCATCGCGGACGTCTACCGCGACGTGGCAGCCGTGCCGCGCTCCGAGCGCAGGGAGCCGATTCCCCGGTGA
- a CDS encoding DUF3344 domain-containing protein: protein MSPPSVSTASAAPDSEVRAAKEATRIPFGERYRAVQHGGIVRAANSAITCRTTGEFTVVTPAEAADCVAARDGATASNDRFDMFYTDLDEDPNTYNSTRGELRVPAGAMVSYARLYWGGNLRVGEQKPREDNGRVLIAEPGGSYKEVLSDTLIGHRTAGGADAYQASADITPLVRSAGSGLYTVAQINVAMGRTAAGAWGGWTLVVAYERAEDPLRHLAVWDGFEALDAKKRELRVGLGKLRTPAGGSGALGVVAYDGDSGAAGDSLTVGTGRGKARSVGDSANRADNVMNSSIADAGVNHIKRQPAYKNSLGYDSDLFDLREALVPGGDTMNVSFRTGRDSIWLGALYVAVDARH from the coding sequence ATGTCTCCGCCCTCCGTTTCGACGGCTTCGGCCGCGCCGGATTCCGAGGTCCGGGCGGCGAAGGAGGCGACCCGAATTCCGTTCGGCGAGCGCTACCGCGCCGTCCAGCACGGCGGGATCGTCCGGGCGGCCAACTCGGCCATCACCTGCCGGACCACAGGTGAGTTCACGGTCGTCACCCCGGCCGAAGCCGCGGACTGCGTCGCCGCGCGGGACGGCGCCACGGCTTCCAACGACCGGTTCGACATGTTCTACACGGACCTCGACGAGGACCCGAACACCTACAACTCGACCCGGGGCGAACTGCGCGTACCGGCCGGAGCCATGGTCAGCTACGCCCGTCTCTACTGGGGCGGGAACCTCCGCGTCGGTGAGCAGAAGCCGCGAGAGGACAACGGCCGCGTACTGATCGCCGAGCCCGGCGGCTCGTACAAGGAAGTCCTGTCCGACACCCTGATCGGCCACCGTACGGCCGGTGGCGCCGATGCCTACCAGGCGTCGGCGGACATCACACCCCTGGTGCGCTCCGCCGGTTCGGGTCTGTACACGGTGGCGCAGATCAATGTCGCGATGGGCAGGACGGCGGCGGGGGCGTGGGGCGGCTGGACGTTGGTCGTCGCGTACGAGAGGGCCGAGGACCCGCTGCGTCATCTGGCGGTCTGGGACGGCTTCGAGGCGCTCGACGCCAAGAAGCGGGAACTGCGCGTGGGGCTCGGGAAGTTGCGTACGCCGGCCGGCGGCTCGGGCGCCCTGGGCGTCGTCGCGTACGACGGGGACTCCGGGGCCGCCGGTGATTCGCTGACGGTCGGGACGGGGCGCGGGAAAGCACGTTCGGTCGGTGACTCCGCCAACCGGGCCGACAACGTGATGAATTCCAGCATTGCGGATGCGGGTGTCAATCACATTAAAAGACAACCTGCTTACAAGAACAGTCTCGGATATGACTCCGATCTCTTCGACCTGCGTGAAGCACTCGTCCCGGGAGGCGACACTATGAACGTCAGTTTCCGGACCGGGCGCGACTCGATCTGGCTCGGCGCGCTCTACGTAGCGGTGGACGCGCGGCACTGA
- a CDS encoding chaplin: MKRVAKSVVMATSSAAFLLAGAGMASASGASAEGVAANSPGVLSGNLVQIPVHVPVNVCGNTINVIGLLNPAFGNTCVNA; the protein is encoded by the coding sequence ATGAAGCGAGTCGCTAAGTCCGTCGTCATGGCGACGTCCAGCGCAGCCTTCCTCCTCGCCGGAGCCGGAATGGCGTCCGCCAGCGGCGCCTCCGCCGAGGGAGTCGCGGCCAACTCCCCGGGCGTTCTGTCCGGCAATCTGGTCCAGATCCCGGTCCACGTGCCGGTCAACGTCTGCGGCAACACCATCAACGTCATCGGCCTGCTCAACCCGGCCTTCGGCAACACCTGCGTCAACGCCTGA
- a CDS encoding chaplin, giving the protein MSRIAKAVVLSTAAAAAVVGASGAAIADSGAQGAAVGSPGVLSGNVVQVPVHIPVNVCGNTINVVGLLNPAFGNTCVNA; this is encoded by the coding sequence ATGTCGCGTATCGCCAAGGCTGTTGTTCTGTCCACCGCGGCCGCCGCCGCCGTCGTCGGCGCCTCCGGTGCCGCCATCGCCGACAGCGGTGCCCAGGGCGCGGCTGTCGGTTCCCCGGGTGTCCTCTCCGGCAACGTCGTCCAGGTCCCCGTGCACATCCCCGTGAACGTCTGCGGCAACACCATCAACGTCGTCGGCCTGCTCAACCCGGCCTTCGGCAACACCTGCGTCAACGCCTGA
- a CDS encoding vitamin K epoxide reductase family protein, whose protein sequence is MTTVVIDNASPSGADSDETLRDGPRRIGAGRVLAWLLVVTGAAGVLASWVITIDKFKLLEDPGFTPGCSLNPVVSCGNIMTSEQASVFGFPNPMLGLVAYGIVGCVGAGLLAGARYRRWFWLGLNAGMLFGVAFCTWLQYQSLYSIGSLCLWCSLAWVATIVMFSYVTTHNVTHRILPAPAGLRTALGEFHWVLPVLWIGTIGMLVLTRWWDFWTS, encoded by the coding sequence ATGACGACAGTAGTGATCGACAACGCGTCGCCGTCCGGCGCGGACAGCGACGAGACCCTGCGGGACGGGCCTCGCCGTATCGGGGCGGGGCGGGTGCTGGCGTGGTTGCTGGTGGTGACGGGTGCGGCGGGTGTGCTGGCGTCGTGGGTGATCACGATCGACAAGTTCAAGCTGCTGGAGGACCCGGGGTTCACGCCGGGGTGCAGTCTGAACCCGGTGGTCTCGTGCGGGAACATCATGACGAGCGAGCAGGCGTCGGTGTTCGGTTTCCCGAATCCGATGCTGGGGCTGGTGGCGTACGGGATCGTCGGGTGCGTGGGCGCGGGGCTGCTGGCGGGGGCGCGGTACCGGCGCTGGTTCTGGCTCGGACTCAACGCCGGGATGCTGTTCGGCGTCGCCTTCTGCACCTGGCTCCAGTACCAGTCGCTCTACAGCATCGGCTCGCTCTGTCTGTGGTGCTCGCTGGCGTGGGTGGCGACGATCGTGATGTTCTCCTACGTCACCACGCACAACGTCACGCACCGGATCCTTCCCGCGCCCGCGGGGCTGCGCACCGCGCTGGGTGAGTTCCACTGGGTGCTGCCCGTGCTGTGGATCGGGACGATCGGGATGCTTGTCCTGACCCGCTGGTGGGACTTCTGGACCAGCTGA